The Xenorhabdus doucetiae genome has a window encoding:
- the lpdA gene encoding dihydrolipoyl dehydrogenase: MSTEIKAQVVVLGAGPAGYSAAFRCADLGLDTVLVERYSTLGGVCLNVGCIPSKALLHVAKVIEEAKALAQHGIVFGEPQTDIDKIRLWKEKVISQLTGGLGGMAKGRKVNVVNGVGKFTGANTLVVEGENGATTINFDNAIIAAGSRPIQLPFIPHEDPRVWDSTDALELKTVPGRLLVMGGGIIGLEMGTVYHALGSQIDVVEMFDQVIPAADKDIVKVFTKRVSKKFNLMLETKVTAVEAKEDGIYVTMEGKKAPAEPQRYDAVLVAIGRVPNGKSLDAGKAGVEVDERGFIHVDKQMRTNVPHIFAIGDIVGQPMLAHKGVHEGHVAAEVISGKKHYFDPKVIPSIAYTEPEVAWVGLTEKEAKEKGISFETATFPWAASGRAIASDCSDGMTKLIFDKETNRIIGGAVVGTNGGELLGEIGLAIEMGCDAEDLALTIHAHPTLYESIGMAAEIYEGSITDLPNPKAKKKK; encoded by the coding sequence ATGAGTACTGAAATTAAAGCCCAGGTAGTGGTGCTTGGAGCAGGCCCAGCGGGGTATTCTGCTGCTTTCCGTTGTGCAGACTTAGGTTTGGATACCGTTTTGGTTGAGCGCTACTCTACTTTGGGTGGTGTGTGTCTTAATGTGGGTTGTATCCCCTCCAAGGCGCTGCTTCATGTAGCAAAAGTGATTGAAGAAGCAAAAGCTCTGGCACAACACGGTATCGTGTTTGGTGAGCCACAAACTGATATCGATAAGATCCGTCTCTGGAAAGAAAAAGTTATTTCTCAGTTGACAGGCGGTCTGGGCGGCATGGCTAAAGGCCGTAAAGTTAATGTTGTTAATGGCGTGGGTAAATTTACCGGTGCTAACACTCTGGTAGTCGAAGGCGAGAACGGCGCAACAACGATTAATTTTGATAATGCCATTATCGCAGCGGGTTCACGCCCAATTCAATTGCCATTCATTCCACATGAGGATCCGCGCGTATGGGATTCTACCGATGCGTTGGAGCTGAAAACCGTTCCGGGACGCCTGTTGGTCATGGGTGGCGGTATTATCGGTCTGGAAATGGGAACGGTTTACCACGCTCTGGGTTCTCAGATCGACGTGGTAGAAATGTTCGATCAGGTTATTCCTGCTGCGGACAAAGACATTGTTAAAGTGTTCACTAAGCGCGTCAGCAAGAAGTTCAACCTGATGCTGGAAACGAAAGTGACCGCAGTAGAAGCGAAAGAAGATGGCATCTACGTCACAATGGAAGGCAAAAAAGCACCGGCAGAGCCACAGCGTTATGATGCCGTTCTGGTTGCTATCGGCCGTGTACCAAACGGTAAATCTCTGGATGCGGGCAAAGCGGGTGTTGAAGTTGATGAGCGCGGCTTTATCCACGTGGATAAACAAATGCGCACTAACGTGCCTCACATCTTTGCTATCGGTGATATCGTTGGTCAGCCAATGTTGGCACACAAAGGTGTTCACGAAGGTCACGTTGCCGCTGAAGTGATTTCTGGTAAGAAACACTACTTCGATCCAAAAGTGATCCCATCTATTGCTTACACTGAACCAGAAGTTGCATGGGTGGGTTTGACAGAGAAAGAAGCGAAAGAAAAAGGTATCAGCTTTGAGACTGCGACTTTCCCTTGGGCCGCTTCCGGCCGTGCAATCGCCTCTGATTGTTCAGACGGTATGACCAAACTGATTTTCGATAAAGAAACCAACCGCATTATCGGTGGTGCTGTTGTCGGTACTAACGGCGGCGAATTGCTGGGTGAAATCGGTCTGGCTATCGAAATGGGCTGTGATGCAGAAGATCTTGCTCTGACTATCCATGCTCACCCAACGCTGTACGAATCAATCGGTATGGCTGCGGAAATTTACGAAGGCAGCATTACTGACTTGCCAAACCCTAAGGCAAAGAAAAAGAAATAA
- the aceF gene encoding pyruvate dehydrogenase complex dihydrolipoyllysine-residue acetyltransferase produces MSIEINVPDIGADEVEVTEILVKVGDTVEAEQSLITVEGDKASMEVPSPQAGVVKEIKVAVGDKVETGKLIMIFESANGAAEAAPAQQAAPAPVAAPAAVESKEVNVPDIGGDEVEVTEIMVKVGDTVTEEQSLITVEGDKASMEVPAPFAGTVKEIKIATGDKVKTGSLIMVFEVAGSGAAPVAAAPAAAPAASAAKEVNVPDIGGDEVEVTEIMVKVGDTVAEEQSLITVEGDKASMEVPAPFAGTVKEIKIATGDKVKTGSLIMVFEVAGAAPAAAPAPAAEPAKAASAPAASKPAEGKNEFAENDAYVHATPVIRRLAREFGVNLAKVKGTGRKGRILREDVQAYVKEAIKRAEAAPAAAGGGLPGMLPWPKVDFSKFGEIEEVEMSRIQKISGANLSRNWVMIPHVNLFDEADITEVEEFRKQQNKEAEKKQLGVKITPLVFVMKAAAKALEAMPRFNSSISEDGQKLILKKYVNIGIAVDTPNGLVVPVFKDVNKKGIMELSRELAEVSKKARAGKLTASDMQGGCFTISSLGGIGTTGFAPIVNAPEVAIMGLSRSSMKPVWNGKEFVPRLILPMSLSFDHRVIDGADGARFITYINQLMSDIRRLVM; encoded by the coding sequence ATGTCTATCGAAATTAATGTGCCTGATATTGGGGCAGATGAAGTTGAAGTGACCGAGATTCTGGTGAAAGTCGGTGACACAGTAGAAGCAGAACAGTCACTGATCACCGTTGAAGGTGATAAGGCTTCCATGGAAGTCCCATCGCCACAGGCGGGTGTGGTGAAAGAAATCAAAGTTGCAGTTGGCGATAAAGTTGAGACCGGCAAACTGATTATGATTTTTGAATCCGCAAACGGTGCAGCAGAAGCTGCGCCTGCCCAGCAAGCAGCGCCAGCGCCAGTAGCGGCACCGGCAGCAGTGGAAAGCAAAGAAGTCAATGTACCAGATATTGGTGGTGATGAAGTTGAAGTAACCGAAATCATGGTCAAAGTGGGTGATACGGTGACTGAAGAGCAGTCACTGATCACGGTTGAAGGTGACAAGGCTTCGATGGAAGTTCCTGCACCATTCGCGGGTACAGTGAAAGAGATCAAAATCGCGACTGGCGATAAAGTAAAAACCGGTTCTCTGATCATGGTATTCGAAGTCGCAGGTTCTGGCGCAGCACCAGTAGCAGCGGCTCCGGCAGCAGCGCCTGCGGCCTCTGCGGCAAAAGAAGTCAACGTACCGGATATCGGTGGTGACGAAGTTGAAGTGACTGAAATCATGGTCAAAGTGGGTGATACCGTTGCCGAAGAACAGTCACTGATCACGGTTGAAGGTGACAAGGCTTCAATGGAAGTCCCTGCGCCATTCGCGGGTACAGTGAAAGAGATCAAGATCGCGACCGGCGATAAAGTGAAAACCGGTTCTCTGATCATGGTGTTCGAGGTGGCGGGTGCAGCACCTGCGGCGGCTCCAGCACCTGCGGCTGAACCGGCGAAAGCCGCCTCAGCACCGGCAGCAAGCAAACCAGCAGAAGGTAAAAATGAATTTGCCGAAAATGACGCTTACGTTCATGCCACGCCGGTTATCCGTCGTCTGGCGCGTGAATTCGGCGTCAATCTGGCGAAAGTAAAAGGCACTGGCCGTAAGGGTCGCATCCTGCGTGAAGACGTTCAGGCTTACGTGAAAGAGGCGATTAAACGTGCGGAAGCTGCACCTGCGGCTGCGGGTGGCGGTTTGCCGGGTATGCTGCCTTGGCCAAAAGTTGATTTCAGCAAGTTCGGTGAAATCGAAGAAGTTGAAATGAGCCGTATCCAGAAAATTTCTGGTGCGAACCTCAGCCGCAACTGGGTCATGATCCCTCACGTTAACCTGTTCGATGAAGCGGATATCACTGAAGTTGAAGAGTTCCGTAAACAGCAGAACAAAGAAGCTGAGAAGAAACAGCTTGGCGTGAAGATCACTCCGCTGGTCTTCGTCATGAAAGCGGCTGCGAAAGCACTGGAAGCCATGCCGCGCTTTAACAGCTCCATTTCTGAAGATGGCCAGAAGCTGATCCTGAAAAAATATGTCAACATCGGTATCGCGGTTGATACGCCTAACGGTCTGGTGGTTCCGGTATTCAAGGATGTCAACAAAAAAGGCATCATGGAACTGTCCAGAGAATTGGCTGAAGTTTCCAAGAAAGCCCGTGCCGGTAAGCTGACCGCTTCCGACATGCAGGGTGGCTGCTTCACCATTTCAAGCCTTGGTGGTATCGGTACTACCGGCTTTGCACCTATTGTGAATGCACCAGAAGTGGCCATCATGGGGCTGTCCCGCTCTTCCATGAAACCGGTCTGGAATGGCAAAGAATTCGTTCCGCGCCTGATCCTGCCGATGTCTCTGTCTTTCGACCACCGTGTGATCGACGGGGCTGATGGTGCACGCTTCATCACTTATATTAATCAATTGATGAGCGACATCCGCCGTTTGGTGATGTAA